The following are from one region of the Microbacterium sp. BK668 genome:
- a CDS encoding DUF6704 family protein, whose amino-acid sequence MSNPIGDPGHGHSPAAWTAVIIGLVAIAIGTFFFFLDMPVFVWAAAVLLVLGLIVGWIMARMGYGVNGPKYKAKEH is encoded by the coding sequence ATGAGCAACCCCATCGGCGATCCCGGCCACGGACACTCGCCGGCAGCCTGGACGGCCGTCATCATCGGCCTCGTCGCGATCGCGATCGGCACATTCTTCTTCTTCCTCGACATGCCGGTCTTCGTGTGGGCGGCAGCCGTGCTGCTGGTTCTGGGCCTCATAGTGGGGTGGATCATGGCGCGCATGGGGTACGGCGTGAACGGCCCGAAGTACAAGGCGAAAGAGCACTGA
- the hisF gene encoding imidazole glycerol phosphate synthase subunit HisF: protein MALVTRVIPCLDVAGGRVVKGVNFENLRDMGDPVELARLYFDQGADEITFLDVTATVDERATTYDVVRRTAEQVFIPLTVGGGVRSSEDVARLLSVGADKIGVNSAAIARPVLLDEIADRFGAQVLVLSLDVKRVSPERAEQIPSGFVVTTHGGRTETDLDALAWAREAIERGAGELLVNSIDADGTREGFDLELVSLMREVSSVPVIASGGAGAVEHFAPAVRAGADAVLAASVFHSGQLTVGDVKASLLAAGIPVRETETPARDALRERSETT, encoded by the coding sequence ATGGCGCTCGTCACCCGCGTCATCCCGTGCCTCGACGTCGCGGGTGGCCGCGTCGTCAAGGGCGTCAACTTCGAGAACCTCCGCGACATGGGCGACCCCGTCGAGCTCGCGCGGCTCTACTTCGACCAGGGCGCCGATGAGATCACCTTCCTCGACGTCACGGCCACCGTCGACGAGCGCGCGACGACCTACGACGTCGTGCGGCGCACCGCCGAGCAGGTCTTCATCCCCCTGACCGTCGGCGGGGGAGTGCGCTCGAGCGAGGACGTCGCCCGGCTCCTCTCGGTCGGAGCCGACAAGATCGGCGTCAACTCTGCGGCGATCGCCCGTCCCGTCCTCCTCGACGAGATCGCCGACCGCTTCGGCGCCCAGGTCCTCGTCCTGTCGCTCGACGTCAAACGGGTGTCCCCGGAGCGCGCGGAGCAGATCCCGTCCGGCTTCGTCGTGACGACGCACGGAGGCCGCACCGAGACCGACCTCGACGCCCTCGCGTGGGCGCGCGAGGCGATCGAGCGCGGCGCGGGGGAGCTCCTGGTGAACTCGATCGACGCTGACGGCACCCGCGAAGGGTTCGACCTCGAACTCGTCTCGCTCATGCGCGAGGTCTCGAGCGTGCCCGTCATCGCCTCGGGCGGCGCCGGCGCGGTGGAGCACTTCGCCCCGGCCGTCCGAGCCGGCGCGGACGCCGTGCTCGCGGCATCCGTCTTCCACTCCGGGCAGCTCACCGTGGGAGACGTGAAGGCGTCGCTCCTCGCCGCGGGCATCCCCGTGCGGGAGACCGAGACCCCGGCGCGCGATGCACTGAGGGAGCGGAGCGAGACGACATGA
- the trpC gene encoding indole-3-glycerol phosphate synthase TrpC, with translation MLADLTAGAVEDARTRSVERPPAAVEEAAASQPPARDAVAALAPADRVKIIAEVKRASPSRGDLASIPDPAAQARLYELGGASAISVLTEGRRFKGSLADLEAVRAAVALPVLRKDFIATEYQVLEARASGADIVLLIAAALEQDVLARLHALTLDLGMTPLVETHSADEVERAADVGARLIGVNARDLSTFALDRDLFGRLAERIPADAVKIAESAVLSPEDVAHYRAAGADVVLIGEALVTGDPVATLEAFLAAGAGAADRRDTK, from the coding sequence ATGCTCGCCGACCTCACGGCCGGCGCGGTGGAGGATGCCCGGACGCGTTCCGTCGAGCGCCCCCCGGCAGCCGTCGAGGAGGCCGCGGCGTCGCAGCCGCCCGCCCGGGATGCCGTCGCGGCACTCGCCCCCGCAGACCGGGTCAAGATCATCGCCGAGGTCAAGCGCGCGAGCCCCTCGCGCGGCGACCTCGCGTCGATCCCCGACCCCGCCGCTCAGGCGCGCCTGTACGAGCTGGGCGGCGCGTCGGCCATCTCCGTCCTGACCGAGGGGCGCCGCTTCAAGGGCAGCCTCGCCGACCTCGAGGCGGTCAGGGCCGCCGTGGCACTGCCGGTCCTGCGCAAGGACTTCATCGCGACGGAGTACCAGGTGCTCGAGGCGCGCGCGTCGGGTGCCGACATCGTGCTGCTCATCGCGGCGGCGCTCGAACAGGACGTGCTGGCCCGGCTCCACGCGCTCACGCTCGACCTCGGCATGACCCCGCTCGTCGAGACCCACTCCGCCGACGAGGTCGAGCGGGCCGCCGACGTCGGCGCCAGGCTCATCGGCGTCAACGCCCGCGACCTCTCGACCTTCGCCCTCGACCGCGACCTCTTCGGCCGCCTGGCCGAGCGGATCCCGGCGGACGCGGTCAAGATCGCCGAGTCGGCGGTGCTCTCACCCGAGGACGTCGCACACTACCGTGCCGCGGGCGCCGACGTCGTCCTCATCGGCGAGGCTCTCGTGACGGGCGACCCGGTCGCGACGCTCGAGGCATTCCTGGCGGCGGGCGCCGGCGCGGCCGATCGGAGGGACACGAAGTGA
- a CDS encoding phosphoribosyl-ATP diphosphatase, protein MKTFDELFAELSAKAVERPEGSGTVAELDAGVHHIGKKIVEEAAEVWMAAEYESTDATAEEISQLLYHLQVIMISKGLGLEDVYRHL, encoded by the coding sequence GTGAAGACGTTCGACGAGCTGTTCGCCGAGCTGTCCGCGAAAGCGGTCGAGCGGCCCGAGGGATCGGGCACCGTCGCCGAGCTCGACGCGGGTGTGCACCACATCGGCAAGAAGATCGTCGAAGAGGCCGCCGAGGTGTGGATGGCGGCGGAGTACGAATCGACGGATGCCACGGCCGAGGAGATCTCGCAGCTGCTCTACCACCTCCAGGTGATCATGATCTCGAAGGGCCTGGGGCTCGAGGACGTCTACCGACATCTCTGA
- the trpB gene encoding tryptophan synthase subunit beta: MPESLIAAIDELTAVYEDAIVDPAFQAEFAELLRSYAGRPSVLTEVPRFAEHAGGARVFLKREDLNHTGSHKINNVLGQALLTKRLGKTRVIAETGAGQHGVATATAAALFGFECTIYMGEVDTERQALNVARMRLLGAEVVPVRTGSRTLKDAINDAYRDWVASVETTNYIFGTAAGPHPFPAMVRDFQKVIGEEARAQLLETLGRLPDAVLACVGGGSNAIGMFDAFLDDESVKLYGVEAAGDGVDTPRHAASIERGRAGILHGAKTFVLQDEDGQTVESHSISAGLDYPGVGPEHAWLASIGRAEYIPATDDEAMQALRLLSRTEGIIPAIESAHALAGALRIGRELGPDAVLAVCLSGRGDKDMDTAARYFDLYDGATPEEGSPVETPEPDEAASGEGVQL, encoded by the coding sequence ATGCCCGAGTCGCTCATCGCCGCGATCGACGAGCTCACCGCCGTCTACGAGGACGCGATCGTCGACCCGGCCTTCCAGGCCGAGTTCGCCGAGCTGCTCCGCTCGTACGCCGGGCGTCCTTCGGTGCTGACCGAGGTGCCCCGCTTCGCGGAGCACGCCGGGGGAGCGCGGGTCTTCCTCAAGCGCGAGGACCTCAACCACACCGGCTCGCACAAGATCAACAACGTCCTCGGCCAGGCCCTGCTCACCAAGCGTCTGGGCAAGACGCGCGTCATCGCCGAGACCGGCGCCGGCCAGCACGGCGTCGCGACCGCGACGGCCGCGGCCCTGTTCGGCTTCGAGTGCACGATCTACATGGGCGAGGTCGACACCGAGCGACAGGCGCTCAACGTCGCCCGCATGCGGCTCCTCGGCGCCGAGGTCGTGCCCGTCAGGACCGGCTCGCGCACCCTGAAGGACGCCATCAACGACGCCTACCGCGACTGGGTCGCGAGCGTCGAGACGACGAACTACATCTTCGGCACCGCCGCGGGTCCGCACCCCTTCCCGGCCATGGTGCGCGACTTCCAGAAGGTGATCGGGGAGGAGGCGCGCGCGCAGCTCCTCGAGACGCTCGGGCGCCTGCCCGACGCGGTGCTCGCGTGCGTCGGCGGCGGGTCGAACGCGATCGGAATGTTCGACGCGTTCCTCGACGACGAGAGCGTGAAGCTGTACGGCGTCGAGGCCGCCGGCGACGGCGTCGACACGCCCCGGCACGCGGCATCCATCGAGCGCGGACGCGCCGGGATCCTCCACGGCGCGAAGACCTTCGTGCTCCAGGACGAGGACGGCCAGACGGTCGAGTCGCACTCGATCTCGGCGGGACTGGACTACCCGGGCGTAGGTCCGGAGCACGCCTGGCTCGCCTCGATCGGGCGGGCGGAGTACATCCCCGCGACCGACGACGAGGCCATGCAGGCCCTTCGCCTCCTCAGCCGCACCGAGGGCATCATCCCGGCGATCGAGTCGGCCCACGCGCTCGCCGGCGCGCTGCGCATCGGCCGGGAGCTCGGCCCCGACGCCGTGCTCGCCGTGTGCCTCTCCGGCCGCGGCGACAAGGACATGGACACCGCCGCCCGTTACTTCGACCTCTACGACGGCGCGACCCCCGAGGAGGGCTCGCCCGTCGAGACGCCGGAACCGGATGAGGCAGCCTCAGGCGAGGGCGTCCAGCTGTGA
- a CDS encoding Trp biosynthesis-associated membrane protein, translating to MTARARLLAVVATVLAGAIGVISSTQTWLTVTLDDGAEHALPVAGADAIPVLAPLSLAALALGGALSIVGLVLRYVFGALGIAIGAVLAVLTAQVAFARPLSAVAPAVTTATGLTGEKAVADLVLRVEPTPWPFVTLVAWVVLIGAGVFTIGTARRWRGSAKRYTTDAAAAPAASAGPAASRPHDAIDSWDDLSRGDDPTAR from the coding sequence GTGACCGCACGCGCACGGCTCCTCGCCGTCGTCGCGACCGTGCTGGCGGGGGCGATCGGCGTCATCTCCTCGACGCAGACGTGGCTCACCGTCACCCTCGACGACGGCGCGGAGCATGCCCTGCCCGTCGCGGGGGCCGACGCCATCCCCGTGCTCGCACCCCTGAGCCTCGCCGCGCTGGCGCTCGGCGGAGCGCTCTCCATCGTGGGGCTCGTGCTGCGCTACGTCTTCGGTGCGCTCGGGATCGCGATCGGCGCAGTCCTCGCCGTGCTGACGGCGCAGGTCGCCTTCGCCAGGCCGCTCTCGGCCGTGGCCCCGGCGGTGACGACCGCTACGGGCCTTACGGGCGAGAAGGCGGTGGCTGACCTCGTGCTCCGGGTGGAGCCGACCCCCTGGCCTTTCGTCACCCTCGTGGCCTGGGTCGTGCTCATCGGCGCCGGGGTCTTCACGATCGGGACCGCGCGGCGCTGGCGGGGGAGTGCCAAGCGGTACACGACGGATGCCGCGGCCGCACCCGCGGCGAGCGCCGGACCAGCGGCATCCCGGCCGCACGACGCCATCGACTCGTGGGACGACCTGTCGCGCGGCGACGATCCCACCGCCCGCTAG
- the trpA gene encoding tryptophan synthase subunit alpha, giving the protein MTSRVAEAIEAARAAGRGALVGYLPLGYPDLETSVEAAVTLAENGADVLELGPPYSDPVMDGTIIQEATQAALAGGFRMRDTFTALEAISRRVDVPVLVMTYWNPVVQYGVDRYADDLVAAGGAGLITPDITPDAAEDWIAASTRTGLDRVFLAAPTSTDDRLDLIVRNSTGFVYTVSTMGITGERAQLDAAARTLVGRLRERGADHACVGIGISNAEQVEGVLEYADGAIVGTALVRALRDGGLEGLAEATRALAAGTRGRAN; this is encoded by the coding sequence GTGACCTCGCGGGTCGCAGAGGCCATCGAGGCCGCGCGGGCGGCCGGCCGCGGAGCTCTCGTCGGATACCTTCCGCTCGGCTATCCCGACCTGGAGACGAGCGTCGAGGCGGCCGTCACGCTCGCCGAGAACGGCGCCGACGTGCTCGAGCTGGGCCCGCCCTACTCCGACCCGGTGATGGACGGCACCATCATCCAGGAGGCGACCCAGGCGGCGCTGGCCGGCGGCTTCCGCATGCGCGACACGTTCACCGCCCTCGAGGCGATCTCCCGCCGCGTGGACGTGCCCGTGCTCGTCATGACGTACTGGAACCCGGTCGTGCAGTACGGCGTCGACCGCTATGCCGACGACCTCGTCGCCGCGGGCGGAGCGGGCCTCATCACGCCCGACATCACGCCCGATGCCGCCGAGGACTGGATCGCCGCGAGCACCCGGACGGGCCTGGACCGGGTCTTCCTCGCCGCGCCGACCTCGACCGACGATCGACTCGACCTGATCGTGCGGAACTCGACGGGCTTCGTCTACACCGTCTCGACGATGGGGATCACGGGCGAGCGCGCGCAGCTGGATGCCGCGGCCCGCACCCTCGTCGGACGCCTGCGCGAGCGCGGCGCCGATCACGCGTGCGTGGGCATCGGGATCTCCAACGCCGAGCAGGTCGAGGGCGTGCTCGAGTACGCCGACGGCGCGATCGTGGGAACGGCCCTCGTGCGGGCGCTCCGCGACGGGGGGCTCGAGGGCCTCGCCGAGGCGACGCGGGCCCTCGCCGCAGGCACCCGCGGGCGCGCGAACTAG
- the hisI gene encoding phosphoribosyl-AMP cyclohydrolase: protein MTDALPVPEPVEARVGRVAFDDQGLVAAIVQQWDTLEVLMLGWMDAEALRRTLTEGRVTFWSRSRQEYWRKGDTSGNIQLVRGARLDCDGDAILLQVEQIGPACHTGTRTCFDSDDLDPVRGPEQ from the coding sequence ATGACCGATGCCCTCCCCGTTCCCGAGCCTGTCGAGGCACGCGTCGGACGCGTCGCCTTCGACGATCAGGGACTCGTCGCGGCGATCGTCCAGCAATGGGACACGCTCGAGGTCCTCATGCTCGGATGGATGGATGCCGAGGCCCTCCGCCGCACGCTCACCGAGGGCCGCGTGACGTTCTGGTCGCGGTCGCGGCAGGAGTACTGGCGCAAAGGCGACACGTCCGGCAACATCCAGCTCGTCCGCGGTGCGCGCCTGGACTGCGACGGCGACGCGATCCTCCTGCAGGTCGAGCAGATCGGCCCCGCCTGCCATACCGGTACCCGCACCTGCTTCGACTCCGACGACCTCGACCCCGTCCGCGGGCCGGAGCAGTGA
- the hisG gene encoding ATP phosphoribosyltransferase — MLRIAVPNKGSLAETASEMLSEAGYVGRRDPKDLHVIDPQNEVEFFYLRPKDIATYVGSGALDVGITGRDLLLDARMPGAREIEALGFAGSTFRFAAPPGRFRDVGDLEGVRIATSYPGLVDAFLDEHGVAADLVPLDGAVESAVRLGVADAIADVVETGTTLRQAGLEIFGPVILHSEAVLIAAPTEAEGTETLLRRLRGVMVARRYVLIDYDLPVHLVDEAVKVAPGIESPTISPLRDPEWVAVRVMSPRKGVNQVMDALYAIGARAILVTAIHNARL; from the coding sequence ATGCTGCGAATCGCCGTGCCCAACAAGGGCTCGCTCGCCGAGACCGCCTCCGAGATGCTCTCCGAGGCCGGCTACGTCGGCCGCCGCGACCCGAAGGACCTCCACGTCATCGACCCGCAGAACGAGGTCGAGTTCTTCTACCTGCGCCCCAAGGACATCGCCACGTACGTCGGCTCCGGCGCCCTCGACGTCGGGATCACCGGCCGGGACCTTCTCCTGGACGCGCGGATGCCGGGCGCGCGCGAGATCGAGGCGCTCGGTTTCGCGGGGTCGACCTTCCGCTTCGCCGCCCCTCCCGGGCGCTTCCGCGACGTCGGCGATCTGGAGGGGGTGCGCATCGCGACCTCCTACCCGGGACTGGTCGACGCCTTCCTCGACGAACACGGCGTCGCCGCCGACCTCGTTCCGCTCGACGGCGCCGTGGAGTCGGCCGTCCGGCTCGGAGTGGCCGACGCCATCGCCGACGTGGTGGAGACCGGCACGACACTGCGCCAGGCGGGCCTGGAGATCTTCGGCCCGGTCATCCTGCACTCCGAAGCAGTGCTCATCGCCGCGCCCACGGAGGCCGAGGGCACCGAGACGCTCCTCCGGCGCCTCCGCGGGGTCATGGTGGCGCGGCGCTACGTCCTCATCGACTACGACCTCCCGGTGCACCTCGTGGACGAGGCGGTGAAGGTCGCGCCCGGCATCGAGTCGCCGACGATCTCGCCGCTGCGCGACCCGGAGTGGGTCGCGGTGCGCGTCATGAGCCCGCGCAAGGGCGTCAACCAGGTCATGGACGCGCTGTACGCGATCGGCGCGCGCGCGATCCTCGTGACCGCCATCCACAACGCGAGGCTGTGA
- the rpe gene encoding ribulose-phosphate 3-epimerase, with translation MQPDGKPGVRINPSILAADFVNMQAELARIDGADFVHVDVMDNHFVPNLTFGPQMVERVQATSPVPLDVHLMITNPDRWAPGYAELGAASVTFHLEAAKEPVALARRLRAIGARAGVAVKPATPVDGLFDLLDDFDQILVMTVEPGFGGQSFMPETMPKLRRLAAEARTRGSSVWLQVDGGIGESTIAQAAEAGADTFVAGSAVFGADDPDAAITRLRDLAAHRH, from the coding sequence ATGCAGCCTGACGGGAAGCCCGGCGTCCGCATCAACCCGAGCATCCTCGCAGCCGACTTCGTCAACATGCAGGCCGAACTCGCCCGCATCGACGGGGCGGATTTCGTGCACGTCGACGTCATGGACAACCACTTCGTGCCCAACCTGACGTTCGGCCCGCAGATGGTGGAGCGCGTCCAGGCGACGAGTCCCGTGCCGCTGGACGTGCACCTCATGATCACGAACCCGGACCGGTGGGCTCCGGGCTACGCCGAACTGGGCGCGGCATCGGTCACGTTCCACCTCGAGGCGGCGAAGGAGCCGGTCGCGCTCGCCCGCCGGCTGAGAGCCATCGGGGCCCGCGCCGGTGTCGCCGTCAAGCCGGCGACACCCGTCGACGGCCTGTTCGACCTGCTCGACGATTTCGACCAGATCCTCGTGATGACCGTCGAGCCGGGGTTCGGCGGGCAGTCCTTCATGCCCGAGACGATGCCGAAGCTCCGCCGCCTCGCCGCCGAGGCGCGCACCCGCGGATCGTCGGTGTGGCTGCAGGTCGACGGCGGCATCGGCGAGTCGACGATCGCGCAGGCCGCCGAGGCGGGCGCCGACACGTTCGTCGCCGGCTCCGCCGTGTTCGGCGCGGACGATCCGGATGCCGCGATCACGCGCCTGCGCGACCTCGCCGCGCACCGGCACTGA